A genome region from Bufo gargarizans isolate SCDJY-AF-19 chromosome 2, ASM1485885v1, whole genome shotgun sequence includes the following:
- the LOC122925467 gene encoding olfactory receptor 1500-like — MNMKMNDEGEQISDVDFAPDLQARSQLASHKQMKVENDSTVVNDFVLLGFRVSQDLRISLFCLFLLVYCGTICGNLLIIMLVSTSKNLHTPMYFFISQLSISDILLPTYIVPNMLYILLNNGGTITFNNCITQLYFFCSLESYECVLLAVMSYDRYLAICNPLRYTAIMTSTYCVKLTITSWLLGFSVVLIYTITTAKLNFCGKNIIDHLFCDLFPLLELACSDTFIAHLEIYMIGFPIVFIPTTIIVVSYTNIVLAILRIPSSTGRQKAFSTCSSHLIVVSIFYWTLFGVYVVPTNGLTLSTSKVLSLLYTVFTPLVNPIIYSLRNKDIWKAAQEIVNKHGIWLARHLKKSVPSCTGN, encoded by the exons ATGAACATGAAAATGAATGATGAGGGTGAACAGATATCTGATGTGG ATtttgctccagatcttcaagcaagatcgcAGCTGGCCAGTCACAAGCAAATGaaggtg GAGAACGACTCTACTGTGGTCAATGATTTTGTCCTCTTAGGATTTCGAGTAAGCCAAGATTTAAGAATTTCCCTGTTCTGTCTATTCCTTCTGGTTTACTGTGGGACAATATGTGGGAATCTCCTGATCATCATGCTGGTGTCCACCAGCAAGAACCTCCACACCCCAATGTACTTCTTCATCTCACAGCTGTCCATCAGTGACATCTTATTACCCACATACATTGTACCCAACATGCTTTACATTCTACTGAATAATGGGGGGACCATTACTTTTAATAACTGTATCACTCAATTATATTTCTTTTGTTCCTTGGAATCCTATGAATGTGTTCTCCTTGCTGTGATGTCTTATGATAGATATTTGGCTATTTGTAACCCCCTCCGCTATACCGCTATTATGACAAGTACATATTGTGTGAAATTGACCATCACCTCTTGGTTGCTTGGATTTTCTGTAGTTTTGATTTACACTATAACAACGGCAAAGCTAAATTtttgtggaaaaaatataattgaccATTTATTCTGTGATCTTTTTCCCTTACTAGAACTTGCCTGTTCTGACACCTTCATTGCTCACTTGGAGATTTATATGATAGGTTTTCCGATTGTCTTCATTCCAACCACAATCATTGTAGTGTCTTACACTAATATTGTATTAGCAATATTAAGGATCCCATCCAGTACTGGTAGacagaaagccttctccacctgtaGCTCCCACCTCATTGTGGTCTCCATATTCTACTGGACTCTGTTTGGTGTTTATGTTGTTCCTACAAATGGTCTAACGCTCTCCACAAGTAAAGTCTTATCACTGTTATATACTGTTTTTACTCCTTTGGTCAATCCCATTATATACAGTCTGAGAAATAAAGatatttggaaagctgcacaggAAATAGTTAATAAACATGGGATTTG GTTGGCTCGACACTTGAAAAAATCAGTTCCATCATGTACAGGAAACTGA